TTGGAGTCTTTAAACTTCGTTGTCGCCATGGGACTGCTTGTAGTACAGACGGACAATCGCCTTCTTTCACGCCAAGCGACAAGGGCGCCTCGGGCGGAAAGGCTTTGCGGCCCAGATAGAGCGGCCAATGAGGATTGAGCAACGCATGATGAATTTGGCGCAGCAACTCGTCGGGGCCTTCAAGCGCGACGTGAAATTCCGCATCGGCTAAGTAATAGCGATTGGAGACGACCGTTTCGCCAACTTTGCCCTCTGATTTGAGAACGCCGTATTTCTTCACGCCGGGGATATCGCCGCCTCCGGCGGTTTGGTAGTCGCGGCTTATGATACCGTCATGGTCAATGCGCACCGCCATCTTTAGTTCAGCCAACGGGCGTATGCCGTCTTCGTCGGCGCGGTCGACGCCCAGCGCGGCGCAGAGCAATCCAACTACGCCGCTTTTTGACGGTTCGCGACCCGCGTCGCGTTCGGTGAAGCGGCTTTGCGTTCCCCAGGATTGCATGGGGGCCGCGAGCCGCAATAGCAGGCAACTCATGACAACGCCCCTTTGACCCGAGCGACGAGTTCATTGAAGTTGTCTACCTTGCCCTGAAGGTTGGCGGGTTCGATTTCTTCAAGCGAGCAAAACGCGCTGGCAGTCGGCTCGGCGCCGTACATGGCGGATAGTTTGCCCCAATAGGAATCCAGCGCTTCGATGGAATGTTTCGCCAAACCGCTGCCGTTGGCGCGGACGGGCGATTCAAACGCATTCGCCAGAGACCAGGGAGCGCCGCTATCGCGGACCACGGCGTAGACGAAACTCGGAGGATTGTGGGCTGCGAAAGTGTTTTGTTTCCCTGTCGGGATGGCTTCGGGCAAAGCGCGCAGGAAGGCTTCGACGGTATTCATTGCGAGTTCCTGATCGCCGCCCAGGTTTTTCAGAAGTTTTTTCCAATGGATAACGGCGTAGCGATAAAAGCAGGCGCTGTTAAACTCAACCACGCCCATCATGTCGGCGCCGGTTTCGCCGTCTTCTTGGAGGTCATCGACGGCGGTGAAGAAATCCATTTCTTGTTCGACTTTGTGGGTGGAAATCGCATGAGCAACCTGGCAAGCCGCGTCTATATTCATTTTCTGTGCATTAGCAAGCATTCTACCAAAAAGAGCTATGTCTGGAGTTTGAGGGAATTTTTCGTAAGAATTTAAGAATTCTTTGGTGAATTTCTCTTTATCTGCTTTTTTCTTCGCTTTTGAAATGGCATCAAAGTTAGCATCAATAAAATTTATGAGGGAATTTAAATCTTCTTCTGTTAACCAACTTGTAGCTGCACATTTTTGATACTCCTTCTCTTTCTCTTTGCCCTCTTTCTCATCGTTACTGCTCTTTATGAGTGAACTAATAAAATTGCCAAGGGTAGTTGCGATTTTTTTGTCTTTTGACTTTGATTCAACGATCTCCTCTAGTTTAGAAATTTGCCATCTTGTTCTATTGGCAAGGTTCGTATCTAGAGTATTCTTAAAAATATCCTCGTGTCTTATGGCGCGTTTGATGCACTGACTGGAGATGCGGGCGCGGCGCACGCCGCCGAAGATGCAGTCTTTGGGCGTGTTGGTGTCGTCGCGATTCAAGCAGGATGGAGCGAAATTTTGAATGACGTGAGTTTCGATAAACATGGTCGTATCCCTTTCGGTCTTTTAGTTTTCGTTGGATTGGTCTTCGGTTTTTGAATACGCCCAGAATGAGCGCGCCCATTGTTCTTGTACGGTCCGCCGGTCGCTGTCCCACCAGCGCAGATCGTCTAACAACTGCGCGTAATCGACGCCGACGCCTTTTGACTTCAGCAAACTGACGGCATGGCGCAGCCGTCCTGGCAATTCCTCACGATTGGCGTTGAGCAGGTTCACGAAACGCTTTTCAAGGCTGGAACTTTTTTCAGCGTCCATCCAGATGGAGTGAAAAGACGCACCCAAATTGCCGATGGTCTGGTGCTCGTCGTGCAGAGCGAACAACGACGCAACCAAATAGATCTCATCGCGTTCACGCAACGTTGTCTTGTCGCCAAGAAAACGCCCGACGTATGGATAAACGTCGGCGACGGTCCCCGGCGGCTTACCAAGCCCACGGCGCAGGTGGGCGAGGGCGCCTCGGTTCTGCTGCTGTTTGAGCGACAGCAGGTAATCAATGAATGGATGACTTCGGTCACTGGGCATAAGACTTTTCCTCCTCCATTTCGGACGATTGATGATTTTGTTCGGGGAACAATTGTTTGAGTTCGTAAGATAATTTGCGGCGGGCTTTGACGGCGGCTTGCAGCGAGCGCGCGGAACCGTCGAGACCGCGAAGGGTTATTTCGAGCGCATCGCGGGCCGTTTGCTGCAAGGCCTTCGCCCATTCGCTTTGGGCCGGTTCTATGTCATTCGGAAGGCCCAGATACAGATCATAAAAAGCCGGTTCCAGTCGCGCCCAAAATTCCCGCGAGGAAGGGAAACTATTACGCAATTCCGTGACCTTGTTTCTGTCAGGCGTCCGGTCTGAACCGTCATACGGGGCGAGTAAATCAGATGCAAGAAACCAAAGTGTTTTGTTATGAAGCGACTTGTAAGTTTCTTCTGCAAGCGTGAGGTTTCGTTCGAGAGTAAAGACCGTGTTTTCGTCTTTGAGGTATACAATTGGGAGCGGGAACCGTTCATGACGCCAAATGTTGATTTTGGCTGCTTTACGATCATCCGGTTTGAAGCCGAGTATTTCGAGAGATATAGAGTGAAACTTCAGTTCTTTAAATTCAAATATAGCATTTTTGTATTGGCATACTGTTTCAGCAGGTTTTTTTAGTTGCGCTCCAATATGAATCAAGACAGAACTGTCGCGCCACAATGCTCTTTCTTCTTTTATTCGAAGTGGAATCCAACCGCTTTGTTCATCTTTTTTGACGTAACTAAGCATTGGGTCAAGCCATGGACCTTCTGTTATCGCTACACCTTGTTGAATTTGAACAGAATCGACTTTGCCTCTCTCATTGCAATTGAGTTTTAATCGTCTAGCGGGAATTGTCAGCAAATCCAGGTAGCCATACGGCAGACGTTTTTGTGGTACGATTTCATCCTGCTCCCAACTTGGAATATCTTTATACGTTGGGATAATCGTTTCTGGATATTCTTCTCCATAGCAACAGACGAGATTTAAGCAAAACGTTTCAAAAAGCGTTTTGCCTTTTAGTAACACCAAAGAGCCTCTTACTAATACTGCATGACTTAAAGGAAATGGTTTCGAGACGCCGCCTCCAACTGCAAAAGATTGAGTTGCAACAACATATCTTGCTGCATTTGCTGCGCTCCACTCTGGCGATTCGATAGATGTTGTGTGGTCAAATAATGTGTCATTGTTTCCCGACGCCATTTCTTGCGCTAATTTTGATAAAGAGTGCTTTTCTGCGTGAATCACTTCATCATCAATAGACTGATAAAATGGCCGCTCAGGATGAAAGAGGTCGAATCGCTCTTTCCAGTTTTCAAAGTATGAGTCTAATACGCCATCATCGAATTGGCCTTTTTGATAAAGCGCAAACCAACAATCCAAATCTTCAGGACCGAAGTTGCGATGAAGAATCGCAAGCAACAAGCGATGAAGCGAAGCCGTAACCAGGGGAGACTGATGACTGATTTCGCGCAATTGATGAGACTGCCGCAATACGTCGAGCAAGCCAAGTTCTTTTAGGTTCCCGTTTGAATCAATGCAGGGAATCCAAGGCTCGTGAATGAGATTAAAAGACGCCATCCTCTTTCTCCTTTATCATATTTTTAATTGTTATTCCTAATTCAGGATCATATTCGAGTTGTTTGATATCTGCGTCATAAATGCTGTTTTCAAATACGACGGCTCTGTAATGGCGCAATATCCGATGCGTCTTCCATTCATTGGGGATCAACCCTTCAGGCAAATCATTTGTGCAGCCAAAGTACGATAATGAAACTGAAGATGAGATCAGTTGCTTGACTTTTTCAGATCGTGCTTTGCCCTCTTGCGGTAATTTTTTTTCATCTTCTGAAGCAAGGCAGACGATTTGAAGAGAGGGTGAAGTCAAACGCGTATCTGCTCGTAGTGAATGGTGTACATCGGGATTGTCTTCATCTAATTCGCGGTTCCATGAGGAAAGCGCATTTTTGCTTGATGGTTTTTTGATGGTTATACCGTTTGCTATGCTTTTGTGTTCATTTATTTTTTCTTCTGAACGGACTTTCGCATCGCGCAATCGGTCATCGGCATCTTCGCTCAGGTCTCCGTAAACGCTTTCGATGAGGGATTCAAAATCGCCGGGAGAGGCGATGGTTGTGCGGTCGCGCAGCGCGCACCAACTGCGCAGCATAATGTATTCATCGTAGAATTTTGCGGAAAACACCGGGCCGTCGGTGCTATCGTTTGGCTTAACGATGCAGAGAGTTGGTTCGCGCAATGGCTTGGGACGCTTTTTGGCGTATTGTTTGTGACGGTGAAGGCGACCGGAGCGTTGAAGAATCAAGTCAACCGGCGCCATGTCGGTCATCATGAAATCAAAATCTAAATCCAGGCTTTGCTCGACAACCTGTGTGGCAATCAGCACCGATTTCTTGGGGCGCGTTTCGCGGCGCTTACCGAACTGGGTCACGAATTTTGTTTCTAACTCAAACCGCTTTCCCATAGGAAAACGGGCATGGAATAGCCCCAATTCAATCTCATCATCAATGAAAGACTGTTTGCAATGACAGTAAACCTCTTGCGCCCGCGTGACTGTATTGCAGATGTACACTGCGCAACCGCCTTCGCGCAATGCCGTTTTTAAGCAGTCGCATATCTCGCCATATTCATCTTCGACCCATTTTAAGCGCACAACGGATTTGCGTTCTTGCGACGCAGGAACATGGATGCACTCCACTTGATTATCTTCCGTGGTCAGCGTGACGCGGGGATACGGCGTTTCATTCGGGGATTCCAATTTTTTTGCGCCAAATGCGGCAATCATTTTCTCGCGCGTCTTCGCCGGTAGTGTGGCGGACAGTATGACGACAGTGCAATTGAGCGCCGACAACCACTGCAACAGGCGCTCGAACAAAGTGAACATATATGCGTCATACGCGTGTACTTCATCAAAAATGATCGTTTTTCCCGCCAAGCCAAATAGTCGCAAAAACCCATGCCGCACTTGCAGGACCGACGTTAAGGCCTGGTCGACAGTGCCGACGGCAAACGGCGCTAACAGCCCCCGTTTTGGTTGAGAAAACCAATCCATTGCAGCAACGCCGCTATGATTGTCGCCATCTTGTTGAATCGCCGCCGCTCGCATGGTGTGATAGTCGTCATTCAGCAGCACATGGCTATGTAAAAGCAAGTTGTAGAATTCTTGCCCTGGGTGGCGCCTACGTAAGAATTCTTCGGTGCGGCTGTATAACTGGTTGCTGGCTGCCATCGTGGGGAGCGCAAAATAGACTCCACTTTGATCACGTTCATTGCGCCAATATTCATGCAGAAACAATGCGGCTTCGGTTTTGCCTTCACCCATGGGTGACTCAATGATAGCGAAGCGTGGTTGAGATTTTGTTGCATCCTTGGCTCGCGACTGGATTTTTTCCTGGAGCGGTCTCGGTGAAAAACTGAAGAGCGATTGGAAGATGACGGGTTGTTTTTCTAATGAATAACCCGTCCAGCGAATTTTATTTAATGCATCTTTGGCCTTTTGATTGCTTTGCTTCCAATAGTCTTCTAGGTTGTCGCAATCGGGTTGGTAACCGAA
The sequence above is a segment of the Candidatus Hinthialibacter antarcticus genome. Coding sequences within it:
- the cas5e gene encoding type I-E CRISPR-associated protein Cas5/CasD, with the translated sequence MSCLLLRLAAPMQSWGTQSRFTERDAGREPSKSGVVGLLCAALGVDRADEDGIRPLAELKMAVRIDHDGIISRDYQTAGGGDIPGVKKYGVLKSEGKVGETVVSNRYYLADAEFHVALEGPDELLRQIHHALLNPHWPLYLGRKAFPPEAPLSLGVKEGDCPSVLQAVPWRQRSLKTPKDKLRMVIECEPDEGVARMDLPVSFIKHDRCFRLRYVKSQLIDGFPIDDGKEERNVSLASHAKS
- the cas7e gene encoding type I-E CRISPR-associated protein Cas7/Cse4/CasC, producing MFIETHVIQNFAPSCLNRDDTNTPKDCIFGGVRRARISSQCIKRAIRHEDIFKNTLDTNLANRTRWQISKLEEIVESKSKDKKIATTLGNFISSLIKSSNDEKEGKEKEKEYQKCAATSWLTEEDLNSLINFIDANFDAISKAKKKADKEKFTKEFLNSYEKFPQTPDIALFGRMLANAQKMNIDAACQVAHAISTHKVEQEMDFFTAVDDLQEDGETGADMMGVVEFNSACFYRYAVIHWKKLLKNLGGDQELAMNTVEAFLRALPEAIPTGKQNTFAAHNPPSFVYAVVRDSGAPWSLANAFESPVRANGSGLAKHSIEALDSYWGKLSAMYGAEPTASAFCSLEEIEPANLQGKVDNFNELVARVKGALS
- the casA gene encoding type I-E CRISPR-associated protein Cse1/CasA; the protein is MASFNLIHEPWIPCIDSNGNLKELGLLDVLRQSHQLREISHQSPLVTASLHRLLLAILHRNFGPEDLDCWFALYQKGQFDDGVLDSYFENWKERFDLFHPERPFYQSIDDEVIHAEKHSLSKLAQEMASGNNDTLFDHTTSIESPEWSAANAARYVVATQSFAVGGGVSKPFPLSHAVLVRGSLVLLKGKTLFETFCLNLVCCYGEEYPETIIPTYKDIPSWEQDEIVPQKRLPYGYLDLLTIPARRLKLNCNERGKVDSVQIQQGVAITEGPWLDPMLSYVKKDEQSGWIPLRIKEERALWRDSSVLIHIGAQLKKPAETVCQYKNAIFEFKELKFHSISLEILGFKPDDRKAAKINIWRHERFPLPIVYLKDENTVFTLERNLTLAEETYKSLHNKTLWFLASDLLAPYDGSDRTPDRNKVTELRNSFPSSREFWARLEPAFYDLYLGLPNDIEPAQSEWAKALQQTARDALEITLRGLDGSARSLQAAVKARRKLSYELKQLFPEQNHQSSEMEEEKSYAQ
- the casB gene encoding type I-E CRISPR-associated protein Cse2/CasB; translation: MPSDRSHPFIDYLLSLKQQQNRGALAHLRRGLGKPPGTVADVYPYVGRFLGDKTTLRERDEIYLVASLFALHDEHQTIGNLGASFHSIWMDAEKSSSLEKRFVNLLNANREELPGRLRHAVSLLKSKGVGVDYAQLLDDLRWWDSDRRTVQEQWARSFWAYSKTEDQSNEN
- the cas3 gene encoding CRISPR-associated helicase Cas3', which encodes MNTFDIDLFSLWAKTTDDEEFHSLILHLIDSAAVGLQLAHSERLRPDVQHWAHQTNTNIEYAPHWLSFITALHDIGKLNPYFQCMDCAPRQTQDFLIQQNAYQTLSSSSNDRLPHGFVSAAVLPECLDGLLASCKRDSLRQIQFILGGHHGVFPRPGDINNTSRHLKAKEDRAKIWSDARIQVTQCLFDIIHPQDNWPTLTKEDNASAFWLAGFVCLADWIASNSIFFGYQPDCDNLEDYWKQSNQKAKDALNKIRWTGYSLEKQPVIFQSLFSFSPRPLQEKIQSRAKDATKSQPRFAIIESPMGEGKTEAALFLHEYWRNERDQSGVYFALPTMAASNQLYSRTEEFLRRRHPGQEFYNLLLHSHVLLNDDYHTMRAAAIQQDGDNHSGVAAMDWFSQPKRGLLAPFAVGTVDQALTSVLQVRHGFLRLFGLAGKTIIFDEVHAYDAYMFTLFERLLQWLSALNCTVVILSATLPAKTREKMIAAFGAKKLESPNETPYPRVTLTTEDNQVECIHVPASQERKSVVRLKWVEDEYGEICDCLKTALREGGCAVYICNTVTRAQEVYCHCKQSFIDDEIELGLFHARFPMGKRFELETKFVTQFGKRRETRPKKSVLIATQVVEQSLDLDFDFMMTDMAPVDLILQRSGRLHRHKQYAKKRPKPLREPTLCIVKPNDSTDGPVFSAKFYDEYIMLRSWCALRDRTTIASPGDFESLIESVYGDLSEDADDRLRDAKVRSEEKINEHKSIANGITIKKPSSKNALSSWNRELDEDNPDVHHSLRADTRLTSPSLQIVCLASEDEKKLPQEGKARSEKVKQLISSSVSLSYFGCTNDLPEGLIPNEWKTHRILRHYRAVVFENSIYDADIKQLEYDPELGITIKNMIKEKEDGVF